In a single window of the Zea mays cultivar B73 chromosome 5, Zm-B73-REFERENCE-NAM-5.0, whole genome shotgun sequence genome:
- the LOC100217108 gene encoding uncharacterized protein LOC100217108, translating to MDQQAKIDADFLEPTVLLDETHYQEGYKNGYNDGLASGKEEGRQVGLKMGFQVGEELGFFQGCLDVWTSAILIDQNAFTARVRKNIEQLAALVGSYPLSDPENEQIQDVMEKIRLKFRVITASLGVKLEYEGHPKSSKQDAEDL from the coding sequence atggatCAGCAAGCTAAGATTGATGCTGATTTTCTTGAACCAACTGTACTCTTAGATGAGACACATTACCAGGAGGGGTACAAAAATGGCTATAATGATGGTTTGGCATCTGGAAAGGAAGAGGGGAGGCAGGTTGGTTTAAAGATGGGTTTCCAGGTCGGTGAAGAACTGGGTTTCTTTCAGGGCTGTCTGGATGTGTGGACGTCTGCAATTCTCATTGATCAGAATGCCTTCACAGCTCGGGTCAGGAAGAATATCGAGCAACTGGCTGCACTGGTGGGCAGCTATCCGCTGTCTGATCCGGAGAATGAACAAATTCAAGACGTGATGGAGAAGATAAGGCTGAAATTTAGGGTCATCACTGCAAGCTTAGGGGTGAAGTTAGAGTATGAAGGGCACCCCAAATCATCTAAACAGGATGCTGAGGATCTATGA